The following are encoded together in the Cervus elaphus chromosome 23, mCerEla1.1, whole genome shotgun sequence genome:
- the TP53TG5 gene encoding TP53-target gene 5 protein gives MCHSSSMRPSTKKRPKNKVSKMQAKEPQDKIHQPVSKVIERNRLKMVLKHLSLLKLLKSSNPRIQELYNLARRCWNSLLRVPKILGISSGYDNVCDEVEQNNKALQEEAGCSYQKLDSKNLKPTGEPEEPEEPEEPEGPRPRAQEAMPQKEEQMEPEAPMASQGHSLTTGPGAQTGQPPTGDPRVIFLKTPQGRTPTEGAKQPERANQRVWFEGLPTRVHLPGPRVMCRSSALRWVKRCCTRFCSASLELPMVHLYKV, from the exons ATGTGCCACAGCTCCAGCATGCGTCCATCGACAAAGAAGAGGCCCAAGAATAAGGTTTCCAAG ATGCAAGCTAAGGAACCACAGGACAAGATACATCAgcctgtcagcaaagtaatcgaGCGGAACCGACTTAAAATG GTATTAAAACACTTGTCGCTCTTGAAGCTGCTCAAAAGCTCGAACCCTCGGATCCAAGAACTGTATAACCTGGCCAGAAGGTGTTGGAATTCACTGCTCAGGGTTCCAAAGATCCTGGGGATCTCCTCTGG GTACGACAATGTCTGTGATGAAGTGGAACAAAATAACAAAGCGCTCCAGGAGGAGGCTGGGTGTTCCTACCAGAAACTGGACTCCAAGAACTTAAAGCCCACAGGAGAGCCTGAGGAGCCTGAGGAGCCTGAGGAACCTGAGGGGCCGAGGCCCAGGGCACAGGAAGCTATGCCACAGAAAGAGGAGCAGATGGAGCCTGAGGCCCCGATGGCATCGCAGGGTCACAGCCTGACCACCGGTCCCGGAGCCCAGACAGGGCAGCCACCCACTGGGGACCCCCGAGTCATCTTCCTGAAGACCCCCCAGGGCAGAACTCCCACAGAGGGTGCCAAACAGCCGGAAAGAGCGAACCAGCGGGTCTGGTTTGAGGGGCTGCCCACACGAGTCCACCTCCCGGGGCCCCGGGTGATGTGCAGATCCTCCGCCTTGCGCTGGGTCAAGCGCTGCTGCACCCGCTTCTGCTCGGCATCATTGGAGCTGCCGATGGTCCATCTGTACAAG GTGTGA
- the LOC122681043 gene encoding 60S ribosomal protein L12-like — translation MLPKCDPNEIKVVYLRCTGGEVSATSALAPKIGPLGLSPKTVGDDITKATGDWKGLSITVKLIQNRQAQIEVVPSASALIIKALKEPPRDRKKQKNIKHSRTITFDEIVNIAQQMWHQSLARELSGTIKEITQSVGCNVDGRHPHDIIDDINSDAVECPAS, via the coding sequence ATGCTGCCAAAGTGTGACCCCAACGAGATCAAAGTCGTGTACCTGAGGTGCACTGGTGGGGAAGTCAGCGCCACATCTGCCCTGGCCCCCAAGATTGGCCCCCTGGGTCTGTCTCCAAAAACGGTTGGTGATGACATTACCAAGGCAACTGGTGATTGGAAGGGTCTGAGTATTACAGTGAAACTGATTCAGAACAGACAGGCCCAGATTGAGGTGgtaccttctgcttctgccctgaTCATCAAAGCCCTCAAGGAACCaccaagagacagaaagaagcagaaaaacattAAGCACAGTAGAACCATCACTTTTGATGAGATCGTCAACATTGCCCAGCAGATGTGGCATCAGTCTCTAGCTAGAGAACTCTCTGGAACCATTAAAGAGATCACCCAGTCTGTGGGCTGCAATGTTGATGGCCGCCACCCTCATGACATCATAGATGACATCAACAGTGATGCTGTGGAGTGCCCAGCTAGTTAA
- the DBNDD2 gene encoding dysbindin domain-containing protein 2: MDPNPRAALERQQLRLRERQKFFEDILQPETEFVFPLSHLHLESHRPPIGSISSMEVNVDTLEQVELIDLGDQDGADVFLPCEDPPPTPQTSGADDCPEEPSLPVPTPDRTTSRTSSSSSDSSTNPHSPDASDGGADTPLAQSDEEEDGGHDGGAEPGACS, from the exons ATGGACCCAAATCCGCGGGCAGCCTTGGAGCGCCAGCAGCTCCGGCTTCGGGAGCGGCAGAAATTCTTCGAGGACATTTTACAGCCCGAGACGGAGTTTGTCTTCCCCCTGTCCCACCTGCATCTTGAGTCACACAGAC CCCCCATAGGTAGTATCTCATCCATGGAGGTGAATGTGGACACACTTGAGCAAGTGGAGCTTATCGACCTGGGGGATCAAGATGGAGCAGACGTGTTCTTGCCATGTGAAGACCCTCCACCAACCCCCCAGACATCTG GGGCGGACGACTGTCCTGAGGAGCCGAGCCTGCCAGTGCCCACGCCAGACCGGACGACATCTCGTACTTCCTCCTCGTCCTCCGACTCCTCCACCAACCCGCACAGCCCCGATGCCAGTGACGGCGGAGCAGACACGCCCCTGGCACAGTCTGACGAGGAGGAGGATGGAGGCCATGACGGCGGGGCAGAGCCTGGAGCCTGCAGCTAG